A region of the Clostridium estertheticum subsp. estertheticum genome:
GCAACAATACTTAATATAGATGCAGATCATCTAGATTACTATAGAGACATAAATCACATTAAAGACACTTTTGTAAAATTCATTAAACTCATACCAAAAGAAGGCTACTTAGTTGCAAATATAGAAGATGAGAATGTTAAAACCATTCTCCATAATAATGATTATAAATGCACTATACTTACTTATGGTCTAAATCACGGAGATCTTAGAGCAAAAGATATTATTTATAACGAATTAGGTTGCGCAAACTTTAATGTATATAAAGAAGACTTATTGCTATTTCACATAAATCTTAATGTACCTGGGCAACATAATGTTCTAAATTCACTTGCAAGTATAGGAGCTTCACTAATCCTTGATTTTTCGCAAAACTCTATCACTTCTGGTCTTTCAGCATTTAATGGTACCCATAGAAGATTTGAGTTAAAGGGAACTAAGAACGGAGTAACTGTTATTGATGATTATGCTCATCATCCTACAGAAATAAAAACAACTTTAAGTGCTACTAAGCATTACCCCCACAATAAAATTTATTGTGTTTTTCAGCCCCATACTTATTCAAGAACCTTAAGCTTATTTGATGATTTTTCAAATTCCTTTTACGATATAGATACTCTAATCCTCGCAGATATCTATGCTGCTAGGGAGAAAGATACCGGTGTTGTAAGTTCAGATATGCTTGGCGATAAAATAAGACAAAAAAACGTAAATTGCATAAATATTCATAGCTTTGATGAAATTGTAAGTTATCTTAAAACCAATTTACAAAAGGGCGATATTCTTATAACTATGGGCGCAGGAGATGTTGTTAACGTAGGCGAAATGTACCTAAAATAATTATATATTTAATCAAAATATCTTTAATAATTCATAAAAAATCATGGGCTACTTGCCTATGATTTTTTTATTTTCCATTATATTGCGTAAAAATATCATTTCGGGGTAACACTAAACTTGAAAAAATGTTTTGGAGGTATATATAATGAGAAATTTTCTAGTTTCTGCTGTAGTTGATATAGCAATAATTTTTGCCTCATATTTTTTATTTGTGCATGTTATAAGTGGACCAACCCGCCATAGATTGTACGAAAAATTTATGAGTTCTTTCGCAAAATTTGTAATTATTATTTTTGTAGCAAGTGTTTTGGTCACATCCCTTACTGCTCTAGTATTATATAAGACGCAATATATAGTGTATATTAATGTTGCCGCTCCGGTCTTAGTCTCTGTATTGGTGGGTTTTGTTATGTCTACTGTACCCACTAGAGGCACCGGCGATAAGGAAACGGACGCTAAGAAAAAGTAATTAACACATTGCTGTATTTGAATTATATACTGAAAGTACTATCTGAATTTTTTAAACACGATAATTGATAATTGTTGTGTTTAAAAGTAAATATATAAATTATCTTGACATTTATACATTTATTTTATATAATAGGTATTGTCTTCAACAAATAGAATTTGTGTTTTATAGATTTTATATCAAATATTTTTAGAAATATTCGAAATTTTTGTTGACATTTGTCATTTTATTTTGTATAATTAAAATTGTCTTCGGGGTGTAGCGCAGCTGGGAGCGCGCGTGGTTTGGGACCATGAGGTCGCAGGTTCAATCCCTGTCACCCCGACCAAAAAGAGTTGTCTAACGACAACTCTTTTTTTATTTTAAATTTTTTCACAATATTAAAATGTATAAAAAACTTCATTCTTGATAAAGTTAATAATGATACTCCATTTTATTGTGTTTTCTCAATATTATGCTAGAATCATTAAATAACTTATAACAAATTAGGAGTGATTATATTGAATAAAATGTATAACAAACTTTTTAAGGACCTAATTAAATCTTATAATGAAGATAATTTTAAAAATAAGGTTCATGAGTTACTATCTAAAGATGATGTTAATAAAAAAGACCTAAGTGCTATAATTTCTTCACTTTGTGGTGTTAATGTAGATTTTTCGCTTAACTACATAGAGGATTTAAAAAAGGCTATATCGACCTATGAAACAAATCATAAAGTTGTAAATAAAATTAAAAGTTGTACTATGAATTGTTCAGATAAACCGGGAAAAACAAGTTGCCAAGCATCTTGCCCTTTTGATGCTATATTAATAGATAATAAAACGAAGGCTTCCTATATTGATAATGATAAATGCACAGAATGTGGATTTTGCGTAGAAGCATGTCCTAGTGGTGCTTTAATGGATAAAGTAGAATTTATTCCACTTTTAAATTTATTAAAAGGAAATTCTACAGTGATAGCAGCTGTAGCCCCTGCAATTACTGGTCAATTCGGTGAAAGTGTTAATGCTTATAATCTTAGAACCGCTTTCAAAAAGATGGGTTTCGCAGATATGGTTGAAGTTGCATTTTTTGCAGATATGCTTACAATAAAAGAAGCCGTAGAATT
Encoded here:
- the murC gene encoding UDP-N-acetylmuramate--L-alanine ligase; the encoded protein is MSFDFIKDKSKKIHFIGIGGISMSGLAEILVKNGYKVSGSDMHSSHITDKLKKQDVEIYIGHNDSNIKDVDLVVYTAAIPPENPEYIKAIQLNIPLMDRAEFLGQIMKGHKYNVAISGTHGKTTTTSMLAHIILKEDVDPTILVGGELDAISGNVLAGHSDYFITEACEYKASFLKFFPYIATILNIDADHLDYYRDINHIKDTFVKFIKLIPKEGYLVANIEDENVKTILHNNDYKCTILTYGLNHGDLRAKDIIYNELGCANFNVYKEDLLLFHINLNVPGQHNVLNSLASIGASLILDFSQNSITSGLSAFNGTHRRFELKGTKNGVTVIDDYAHHPTEIKTTLSATKHYPHNKIYCVFQPHTYSRTLSLFDDFSNSFYDIDTLILADIYAAREKDTGVVSSDMLGDKIRQKNVNCINIHSFDEIVSYLKTNLQKGDILITMGAGDVVNVGEMYLK